In Patescibacteria group bacterium, one genomic interval encodes:
- a CDS encoding MBL fold metallo-hydrolase, whose translation MKISFHGAVQEVTGSCTLVELNHQKFIVDCGFFQGNHDSKDKNLENFVFEAKNINFVLLTHAHIDHCGRLLKLFSEKFNGKIYCTNATKDLAELMLLDSIKINKEEKIGIKYTEKDVKQLMKLFHTFNYDEKININSDICIRMQDAGHILGSSTFEVWVKENEITKKLVFSGDVGNPPAPIVKDPSFIDEADILFVESTYGGRFHESKEEGKKILKDIILETIQNKSTLIIPIFALERSQEILYELNNLVENKLIPNVTIFFDSPLAINATKIYRKYKNLYDSEAKSLINLGDDIFDFPNLRFTKTKDESKEINTYKTPKIILAGGGMCNGGRIPHHLKFNLGNPKNNLLIMSYQAEGTLGRQLIDGAKNVTINDDVIDVLCKITHIGSYSAHGDHNQMLKWIENIKNIKKIFVVHGEKDCSENLAKAININCEKIIPEYEKYYEI comes from the coding sequence ATGAAAATATCATTTCATGGTGCAGTTCAAGAAGTTACAGGATCATGTACACTAGTTGAGCTAAATCATCAAAAATTTATAGTAGATTGTGGTTTTTTCCAAGGAAATCACGATTCAAAAGACAAAAATTTAGAAAATTTTGTATTTGAAGCAAAAAATATAAATTTTGTTTTACTTACTCACGCCCATATAGATCATTGTGGAAGGTTATTAAAATTATTTTCAGAAAAATTCAATGGAAAAATATATTGCACAAATGCTACAAAAGATTTAGCAGAACTTATGTTACTTGATTCTATAAAAATAAACAAAGAAGAAAAAATAGGCATAAAATATACAGAAAAAGATGTAAAACAATTAATGAAACTCTTTCATACTTTTAATTATGATGAAAAAATAAATATCAATTCTGACATTTGTATTAGAATGCAAGATGCTGGGCATATACTTGGATCATCTACATTTGAAGTTTGGGTCAAAGAAAATGAAATTACAAAAAAACTAGTATTTTCTGGAGATGTAGGAAATCCACCAGCACCAATTGTAAAAGATCCTAGCTTTATAGATGAGGCTGATATTTTATTTGTTGAATCGACTTACGGTGGAAGATTTCACGAATCAAAAGAAGAGGGCAAAAAAATATTAAAAGATATAATACTTGAAACAATTCAAAACAAAAGCACACTGATAATTCCAATATTTGCACTTGAAAGATCCCAAGAAATACTATATGAACTTAACAATCTTGTAGAAAATAAATTAATTCCAAATGTTACTATATTTTTTGATAGTCCACTTGCTATAAACGCAACAAAAATATATAGAAAATACAAAAATTTATACGACAGCGAAGCAAAATCTCTTATAAATTTAGGAGATGATATTTTTGATTTTCCAAATCTTCGATTTACAAAAACAAAAGATGAATCAAAAGAAATAAACACATACAAAACTCCAAAAATCATACTTGCCGGTGGTGGAATGTGTAATGGCGGAAGAATTCCACATCATTTAAAATTTAATTTGGGAAATCCAAAAAACAATTTACTCATAATGTCTTATCAAGCAGAAGGAACACTTGGCAGACAATTAATTGATGGTGCAAAAAATGTAACAATAAATGATGATGTGATTGATGTACTTTGCAAGATTACTCATATTGGGTCTTATTCCGCTCATGGAGATCACAATCAAATGTTAAAATGGATAGAAAATATAAAAAATATCAAAAAAATATTTGTAGTCCATGGAGAAAAAGATTGTAGTGAAAATCTAGCAAAGGCAATAAATATAAATTGCGAAAAAATAATACCTGAATACGAAAAATATTATGAAATATAA
- a CDS encoding translation initiation factor eIF-2B gives MNSKNLDKIKKIIKDIKDIKIQGATNISIATIEILKLLAIEYKNLNINSFINKIEKTGTKMALLRKTEPMTQNAIKYVIYNIKKANPKTTNETINNINKYCDEFIKLIKSNDEKLIKNGITITNTNNRILTHCHSSSVEKILINSKSKNIEVFNTETRPLFQGRIMAENLTKAGIKTTMLVDSAADFFISKHSGKLMMDKVIIGCDSISWNGGIVNKIGSYGISLSCKHNKTPLYIAGNLLKMDSDNIINIEIREDSEVWHKKGNKFDIINIAFDFVPAEFITGIICEFGIIKPKEVKNIVQSNYPWLMNKK, from the coding sequence ATGAATTCAAAAAATTTAGACAAAATCAAAAAAATAATTAAGGATATAAAAGATATCAAAATTCAAGGTGCTACAAATATTTCTATTGCCACAATAGAAATATTAAAACTACTTGCAATTGAGTATAAAAATTTAAATATAAATTCATTCATAAATAAAATTGAAAAAACGGGAACAAAAATGGCACTTTTACGAAAAACAGAACCAATGACACAAAATGCTATAAAATATGTAATATATAATATAAAAAAAGCAAATCCAAAAACTACAAATGAAACAATAAATAATATAAACAAATATTGTGATGAATTCATAAAACTTATAAAATCAAACGACGAAAAACTTATAAAAAATGGAATAACTATAACAAATACAAACAATAGAATACTCACACACTGTCACTCTTCATCTGTAGAAAAGATATTAATTAATTCAAAATCAAAAAATATAGAAGTTTTCAATACTGAAACAAGACCACTTTTTCAAGGAAGGATAATGGCAGAAAATCTTACAAAAGCAGGAATAAAAACAACTATGTTAGTTGATTCAGCTGCAGATTTTTTTATATCAAAACATTCCGGAAAATTAATGATGGACAAAGTTATAATAGGTTGTGATTCTATATCTTGGAATGGAGGAATAGTAAATAAAATTGGCTCATATGGAATAAGTTTGTCATGTAAACACAACAAAACACCACTTTATATAGCTGGAAACTTATTAAAAATGGACTCTGATAATATTATAAATATAGAAATAAGAGAAGATTCTGAAGTTTGGCATAAAAAAGGTAATAAATTTGATATAATAAATATTGCATTTGACTTTGTACCAGCTGAATTTATAACTGGTATAATATGTGAATTTGGAATTATAAAACCAAAGGAAGTAAAAAATATTGTTCAATCTAATTACCCTTGGTTGATGAATAAAAAATAA
- the rbcL gene encoding type III ribulose-bisphosphate carboxylase — translation MKTSFINLKYKPKKDDIIATYRIESKLGLKKSAEEIAAESSIGTWTKLSTLTQKTFDKLAPQIFFINNKTKIVKIAYPIEDFELGSIPQLLSALAGNIFSMKAIDNLRLEDISLSTKYINSFQGPKFGINGVREIMKIKNRPLIGSIIKPKVGLTAKEHAKLAYDIWTNGIDVVKDDENLTSMTFNKFEDRVREVMKLKKLAEKETGCKKLHVFNITSPMDTMLHRAKIVKKYGGKCVMIDLVSVGLDNVQVLRKLDLGLIIHGHRAGHSMFSRYPKHGMTMEVLAKLARLAGVDQLHTGTVVGKMDGSKEEVIDINLDLKEDAGINRVLRENWGKIKPTLAIASGGLHPELTKKLIDILGNDLIINFGGGLHGHPDGSKAGAKACYQAVELAIDKNLKLSDKDNKFAEYKKAVEYWSKKHKK, via the coding sequence ATGAAAACATCATTTATAAACCTAAAATACAAACCAAAAAAGGATGATATTATTGCAACTTATAGAATAGAATCAAAACTTGGACTCAAAAAATCCGCAGAAGAAATTGCAGCAGAGTCATCAATTGGAACTTGGACAAAACTTTCAACATTGACTCAAAAAACATTTGACAAATTAGCTCCTCAAATATTTTTTATTAATAATAAAACAAAAATTGTAAAAATAGCTTATCCAATAGAAGATTTTGAACTTGGAAGTATTCCACAACTCTTATCTGCTCTTGCTGGAAATATATTTTCTATGAAGGCTATTGATAATTTGAGATTAGAAGATATAAGTCTTTCTACAAAATATATAAATTCTTTTCAAGGACCAAAATTTGGAATAAATGGTGTGAGAGAAATAATGAAAATAAAAAATAGACCACTTATTGGATCTATCATAAAACCAAAAGTAGGATTAACTGCAAAAGAACATGCAAAGCTTGCTTATGATATTTGGACAAATGGAATAGATGTAGTAAAAGATGATGAAAATCTTACAAGTATGACTTTCAATAAATTTGAAGATAGAGTAAGAGAAGTAATGAAATTAAAAAAATTAGCAGAAAAAGAAACAGGATGTAAAAAACTTCACGTATTTAACATAACATCTCCTATGGATACAATGCTCCACCGCGCAAAAATAGTAAAAAAATATGGAGGAAAATGTGTAATGATAGATTTGGTATCAGTCGGTCTCGACAATGTACAAGTCTTAAGAAAATTGGATCTTGGACTTATAATTCATGGCCATCGTGCTGGACATTCTATGTTTTCTAGATATCCAAAACATGGAATGACAATGGAAGTTTTAGCAAAACTTGCAAGACTTGCCGGAGTAGATCAATTGCACACAGGAACTGTTGTTGGAAAAATGGATGGATCAAAAGAAGAGGTAATTGATATAAATTTGGATTTAAAAGAAGATGCTGGTATAAATAGAGTTCTTCGAGAAAATTGGGGCAAAATAAAACCAACATTAGCTATTGCTTCAGGCGGACTTCATCCAGAACTTACAAAAAAACTTATAGATATTTTGGGAAATGATTTGATAATAAACTTTGGTGGAGGACTTCATGGACACCCTGATGGATCAAAAGCTGGGGCAAAAGCATGTTATCAGGCAGTAGAATTAGCAATAGACAAAAATCTAAAATTATCTGATAAAGATAACAAGTTTGCTGAATATAAAAAGGCTGTGGAATATTGGAGTAAAAAACATAAAAAATAA